The following proteins are encoded in a genomic region of bacterium:
- the ppk1 gene encoding polyphosphate kinase 1, with the protein MDIEVREKPLAPPAERRYFSRELSMLQFHERVLDQARPGAHPLLERLKFLAISDSNLDEFLSIHFSILVGRVEMGDTALTPDGNTQTEQLRRVRDALRRFMLEQRRIFRQELLPDLAEAGIHLCAYRRLTPSHQVELREWFLNEVFPVCTPLAVDPAHPFPFISNFSLNLGVVLWDAQSDVSFARLKVPAVLPRLVRVATAGSDTREAVFVWLEDIIANNLDVFFQGVDVRDVFLFRLVRDAEIEFTEREAANVRDMVQAGIRRRRFGEAICVQLEREIPDAVANELVARLDVHPKDVHVVGAPLGLKDLAQLTGLDRPELKDPVLVPRVPVVTTGTKNFFACVREGDILLHHPFESFTPVLDFFAQAASDPDVLTIKQTLYRVERASPLVQSLLEAVDRGKQVAVVLELQARGDEESNIDWAQTLERAGAHVSFGVIGLKTHAKLSLVVRREPDGLRRYVHVGTGNYSANPYADLSLFTCHPAIGADATALFNVLTGRSRPDRYAHMLVAPICLRQAILERIGRETQCHRLQGGGHLIFKTNALVDLEVIDALYEASRAGVRVDLIVRGMCCLRPGVPGLSETIRVVSIVGRFLEHSRVYYFRNGGRAETLVGSADLMERNLDRRVEILVPVLEPGLTRALKDRLLDPQLQDTVRATELHADGAYRRVHRGDSPPVDAQLAWTVLDPAVPP; encoded by the coding sequence GTGGACATCGAGGTGCGTGAGAAGCCGCTGGCACCCCCGGCGGAACGCCGATACTTCTCCAGGGAGCTCTCGATGCTCCAGTTTCACGAGCGCGTCCTCGACCAGGCGCGACCGGGCGCGCACCCGTTGCTGGAGCGGCTGAAGTTCCTCGCCATCTCCGACTCCAACCTGGACGAGTTTCTCTCGATCCACTTTTCGATTCTCGTGGGTCGCGTCGAGATGGGCGACACGGCGCTGACGCCGGACGGAAACACCCAGACCGAGCAGTTGCGGCGCGTCCGGGATGCGCTGCGACGATTCATGCTGGAACAGCGGCGCATCTTCCGTCAGGAGCTGCTGCCCGACCTGGCCGAGGCCGGCATCCACCTGTGCGCGTACCGCCGCCTGACGCCCTCGCATCAGGTCGAGCTGCGGGAGTGGTTTTTGAACGAGGTGTTTCCAGTCTGCACGCCGCTCGCCGTGGATCCGGCCCACCCGTTTCCCTTCATCTCGAACTTCAGTCTCAACCTCGGAGTGGTGCTGTGGGACGCCCAGAGCGACGTGTCGTTTGCGCGCCTAAAGGTGCCGGCGGTCTTGCCGCGCCTCGTCCGGGTCGCGACCGCGGGGTCGGACACGCGCGAAGCCGTGTTCGTCTGGTTAGAGGACATCATCGCCAACAACCTCGATGTGTTCTTTCAGGGTGTGGATGTGCGTGATGTGTTCCTGTTCCGCCTGGTCCGTGACGCGGAGATTGAGTTCACGGAACGGGAGGCGGCGAACGTTCGCGACATGGTGCAGGCCGGCATTCGCCGGCGCCGGTTCGGCGAGGCCATCTGCGTGCAACTGGAACGCGAGATTCCGGACGCGGTTGCAAACGAGTTGGTAGCGCGGCTGGACGTCCATCCCAAGGATGTTCACGTCGTTGGGGCCCCGCTTGGCCTGAAAGACCTCGCGCAGCTGACGGGGCTGGACCGGCCGGAACTCAAGGACCCCGTGTTGGTGCCGAGGGTACCGGTCGTGACCACCGGCACCAAGAACTTCTTCGCGTGCGTCCGCGAAGGCGACATCCTGCTGCACCACCCCTTTGAATCGTTTACGCCCGTGCTGGATTTCTTCGCCCAGGCCGCCTCGGACCCGGACGTGCTCACGATCAAGCAGACGCTCTATCGAGTCGAACGGGCGTCACCCTTGGTACAGTCGTTGTTGGAGGCGGTCGATCGGGGCAAGCAGGTGGCGGTCGTGCTGGAACTCCAGGCGCGCGGCGACGAGGAGAGCAATATCGATTGGGCGCAGACGCTGGAGCGGGCCGGAGCGCACGTGAGCTTCGGAGTGATCGGCCTGAAGACGCATGCCAAGCTGTCGCTCGTGGTGCGCCGCGAGCCGGACGGACTGCGTCGGTACGTCCACGTCGGGACCGGCAACTACAGCGCCAACCCCTATGCGGATCTGAGCCTGTTCACGTGTCATCCCGCCATCGGTGCCGACGCCACCGCGTTGTTCAACGTGCTGACCGGTCGCAGCCGGCCGGACCGGTATGCGCACATGCTGGTGGCACCGATCTGTCTCCGGCAGGCGATCCTGGAGCGGATCGGGCGTGAGACCCAGTGCCACCGCTTGCAGGGCGGCGGTCACCTGATCTTCAAGACGAATGCGCTCGTCGATCTCGAGGTGATCGACGCGCTCTACGAGGCGTCCCGCGCCGGAGTGCGCGTGGACCTCATCGTGAGGGGCATGTGTTGTCTCCGGCCTGGCGTGCCGGGGCTGAGCGAGACGATCCGCGTCGTCAGCATCGTCGGGCGCTTTCTGGAGCACAGCCGCGTGTATTACTTCCGAAACGGCGGACGCGCGGAGACGCTCGTCGGAAGCGCCGACCTGATGGAGCGCAATTTGGACCGCCGCGTGGAGATCCTGGTGCCCGTCCTCGAACCCGGGCTGACACGTGCCCTGAAGGACCGCCTGCTGGATCCGCAACTGCAGGATACCGTCCGCGCGACGGAGCTGCACGCCGACGGCGCGTACCGGCGGGTGCATCGCGGCGACTCTCCGCCGGTCGACGCACAGCTCGCCTGGACGGTTCTGGATCCGGCGGTCCCACCATGA